A single genomic interval of Christensenellaceae bacterium 44-20 harbors:
- a CDS encoding FeoA family protein, with translation MMEKILSLDQLKLGQSATIKSLEIEGIKRRRLQDLGFIEGSAVQAVYANPAGNPRAYLIRGTMLALRNEDARQIMISLNQQIGG, from the coding sequence ATGATGGAAAAGATACTCTCGCTCGATCAACTAAAACTTGGGCAAAGCGCCACGATAAAAAGCCTGGAGATAGAGGGAATAAAGCGAAGACGCCTGCAGGATCTTGGCTTTATCGAAGGAAGCGCCGTGCAGGCAGTTTATGCCAATCCTGCCGGAAATCCCAGAGCATATCTCATTCGCGGAACCATGCTCGCGCTGCGAAACGAGGATGCAAGGCAGATTATGATCAGCTTAAATCAGCAGATAGGAGGCTAG
- a CDS encoding SDR family oxidoreductase — protein MGKVALITGASRGIGCQMARDFAAQGYGVAIGYLRHEQEALALQAELGPSALAVQADVSDANAVAEMVQKVCAHFGKIDVLINNAGIASFGLLTEISEEEWLRLFDVNVHGAYRCIREVLPKMISRGRGVIINISSIWGVTGASCEVCYSAAKAALIGLTKALAKEVGPSGIRVNCIAPGVIETDMNARLSAADLHALAEETPLGRIGTPEDISAAALFLASSKASFITGQVLGANGGLVI, from the coding sequence ATGGGAAAAGTTGCGTTGATTACCGGCGCCTCCCGCGGCATCGGGTGCCAAATGGCCCGGGATTTCGCGGCGCAGGGGTATGGCGTCGCCATTGGCTATCTGCGGCATGAGCAGGAGGCATTGGCATTGCAGGCAGAGCTTGGCCCCAGTGCACTGGCCGTGCAGGCAGATGTTTCGGATGCAAACGCCGTTGCCGAGATGGTGCAGAAGGTTTGCGCTCATTTCGGAAAGATCGACGTGCTCATCAATAATGCCGGGATCGCTTCATTTGGCCTTTTGACGGAAATTTCCGAGGAAGAGTGGCTGCGCCTGTTCGATGTCAACGTACACGGAGCATACCGCTGTATTCGGGAAGTTCTGCCCAAAATGATTTCCCGCGGGCGGGGCGTGATTATCAATATCTCCTCCATCTGGGGCGTAACTGGAGCTTCCTGCGAGGTATGCTATTCGGCGGCAAAGGCAGCGCTCATCGGGCTGACAAAGGCGCTGGCAAAAGAAGTTGGCCCTTCTGGAATTCGGGTAAACTGCATTGCCCCCGGCGTGATTGAGACGGATATGAACGCCCGCTTATCGGCCGCGGATCTGCATGCTCTGGCAGAGGAGACTCCGCTGGGCCGCATCGGAACGCCGGAAGATATTTCGGCCGCCGCTCTCTTTCTGGCTTCTTCCAAAGCCAGCTTTATTACGGGACAAGTTCTCGGGGCAAACGGCGGGCTTGTGATTTAA
- a CDS encoding glycerate kinase — protein MKIIIAPDSFKGSLSGQQAAEAMRQAIGRVFPKAECVVLPISDGGEGAAQVLASALSGRFCQKQVCGPYEKRVQASYYLAESGLGIVELAEAAGLTLAAQEERCPLYSTTFGVGELLLDAVSNGAAQLCLTLGGSATNDGGAGIAKALGIRLLNGEGKEVEPNCAGLVELAQIDAAPMRPEFWEIPILIACDVTNPLCGPEGASHIYGPQKGADARMAERMDAILVRYERLLSAASGKPSIGALPGSGAAGGAALPLLAFCNAKIVSGIDLVLDTLEFEQHLQGADLVLTGEGKIDSQTKYGKAIEGIISRAQKKRVPVLAFAGILEKELEASGRDVRYVEINPPGQSREESMRSAFENLQVSCQKALKEVGA, from the coding sequence ATGAAAATTATCATCGCGCCGGACTCTTTTAAAGGATCGCTTTCCGGCCAGCAAGCCGCCGAGGCAATGCGCCAGGCCATCGGAAGGGTATTTCCCAAAGCCGAATGTGTCGTGCTTCCCATTTCGGATGGCGGGGAGGGGGCAGCCCAGGTATTGGCCTCTGCGCTTTCGGGAAGATTTTGCCAAAAGCAGGTCTGCGGCCCATATGAAAAGCGCGTGCAGGCTTCCTATTATCTCGCAGAATCCGGCCTTGGCATTGTGGAGCTGGCAGAGGCGGCCGGGCTGACTTTGGCTGCCCAGGAGGAGCGCTGCCCGCTTTACTCGACGACTTTCGGCGTGGGCGAGCTTCTACTGGATGCTGTCTCCAACGGTGCGGCCCAGCTTTGTCTGACGCTGGGCGGAAGCGCCACCAATGACGGCGGGGCTGGCATCGCAAAAGCGCTGGGCATTCGTCTGCTAAATGGGGAAGGCAAAGAGGTCGAGCCCAATTGTGCAGGGCTGGTGGAGCTTGCGCAGATCGACGCCGCTCCTATGCGGCCGGAATTTTGGGAAATTCCCATCCTCATCGCCTGCGATGTAACAAACCCGCTCTGCGGCCCGGAAGGCGCTTCGCATATCTATGGGCCGCAGAAGGGAGCGGATGCACGCATGGCAGAGCGGATGGATGCCATCTTGGTGCGCTATGAGAGGTTGCTCTCTGCCGCCTCGGGAAAACCGTCAATCGGGGCGCTTCCGGGCAGCGGGGCAGCCGGCGGCGCCGCGCTTCCGCTTCTGGCTTTCTGCAACGCAAAAATTGTCTCGGGAATTGATTTGGTGCTGGATACGCTGGAGTTTGAGCAGCATCTGCAAGGCGCTGACCTGGTGCTGACGGGCGAGGGAAAAATCGACAGCCAAACGAAATATGGAAAAGCAATCGAGGGGATCATATCGCGCGCTCAAAAAAAGCGTGTCCCCGTCTTGGCTTTTGCCGGCATCCTGGAAAAAGAGTTGGAAGCCAGCGGCCGGGATGTCCGCTATGTAGAGATAAACCCGCCTGGCCAGAGCAGGGAAGAGAGTATGCGCTCGGCATTCGAGAATTTGCAGGTAAGCTGCCAAAAAGCGCTGAAAGAGGTTGGAGCATAG
- a CDS encoding NAD-dependent protein deacylase, with amino-acid sequence MQTKQGLLQEYIDQSRSAVFFGGAGVSTESGLPDFRSTDGIYQMKYPYPPEQILSHEFFFAHTEEFYQFYREKIAIPDILPNITHIKLAQMQAAGKLSSIITQNIDGLHQAAGSQNVYELHGSIHRNHCLRCKRAYALADILGQEGVPRCACGGIIKPDVVLYGEELESETLSGAVHAISGADLLIVGGTSLSVYPAAGLLRYFQGRHLVLINQTATPMDARADLCFSCKLGEIFGRISL; translated from the coding sequence ATGCAAACAAAACAGGGGTTGCTGCAGGAATATATCGATCAAAGCCGCTCTGCTGTATTTTTTGGCGGCGCCGGCGTTTCGACGGAGAGCGGCCTGCCGGATTTCCGCAGCACGGACGGGATCTATCAGATGAAATATCCCTATCCGCCCGAGCAAATTCTCTCCCATGAATTTTTCTTTGCGCACACAGAGGAGTTCTATCAGTTCTATCGGGAGAAGATAGCGATTCCTGACATTTTGCCCAATATCACCCATATCAAATTGGCGCAAATGCAGGCCGCCGGCAAGCTTTCCAGCATTATCACTCAAAATATCGATGGCCTGCACCAAGCCGCCGGCTCGCAAAACGTCTATGAACTGCATGGCAGCATTCATAGAAACCACTGCCTGCGCTGTAAAAGGGCATATGCTCTTGCTGATATTTTGGGACAAGAAGGCGTGCCGCGCTGTGCATGCGGGGGAATCATCAAGCCGGATGTCGTGCTCTATGGCGAAGAGCTGGAGAGCGAGACGCTGAGCGGCGCGGTTCATGCTATCTCCGGCGCAGATCTGCTCATAGTCGGCGGCACTTCGCTCAGCGTCTATCCTGCGGCTGGACTTCTGCGCTATTTTCAGGGCAGGCATTTGGTCCTAATCAACCAAACGGCCACGCCTATGGATGCCCGCGCCGACTTATGTTTTTCCTGCAAACTCGGGGAAATTTTCGGGAGGATTTCGCTATGA
- the purB gene encoding adenylosuccinate lyase: MRDRYENPLTKRYASAEMSYLFSDEKKFKTWRKLWIALAEAEHELGLPISQEQVAELKAHAEDINYEVAEEREKQVRHDVMSHVYAYGVQCPGAKGIIHLGATSCYVGDNADLIVLREGLELVEKKLAALIRQLAHFAMEYRQMPTLGFTHFQPAQLTTVGKRATLWIQDLVMDLEELREVKNSIRLRGVKGTTGTQASFLTLFEGDHAKVKELEKCVAEKMGYQSVYAVTGQTYPRKVDARVVNVLANIASSAYKFSNDLRLLQNLKEMEEPFESKQIGSSAMAYKRNPMRSERMGSLARYVISLMNSPEITASTQWFERTLDDSANKRLVIPQAFLTVDAVLALYLNITSGMVVYPKVIHKHIMDELPFMATETILMEAVKLGGDRQELHEKIRTYSMEAGKNVKVNGGQNNLIELIEADKSFGLSREYIHSILDPKNFIGRADKQVEDFCDEVVVPALKGYEDLNVQAEINV; the protein is encoded by the coding sequence ATGCGCGATCGTTATGAAAATCCATTGACAAAACGGTATGCTTCGGCAGAGATGAGCTATCTGTTCTCGGATGAAAAGAAGTTTAAAACATGGCGGAAGCTTTGGATTGCTCTGGCAGAGGCAGAGCACGAGCTGGGCCTTCCCATCTCCCAGGAGCAGGTTGCGGAATTAAAGGCACACGCCGAAGATATCAACTATGAGGTGGCGGAAGAGCGGGAAAAGCAGGTGCGGCATGATGTCATGAGCCATGTCTATGCCTATGGCGTGCAGTGCCCGGGTGCAAAGGGAATCATTCATCTTGGAGCGACGAGCTGCTATGTCGGCGATAATGCAGATCTGATTGTTTTGCGGGAAGGGCTGGAGCTGGTCGAGAAAAAGCTCGCGGCGCTCATCCGCCAGCTCGCTCATTTTGCCATGGAATACCGGCAGATGCCCACGCTCGGCTTTACGCATTTCCAGCCCGCCCAGCTGACGACCGTCGGCAAGCGCGCGACGCTCTGGATTCAGGATCTCGTGATGGATCTGGAAGAGCTGCGGGAAGTCAAAAACAGCATTCGCCTAAGAGGTGTCAAAGGGACGACGGGCACTCAGGCCAGCTTCCTGACGCTCTTTGAGGGCGATCACGCCAAAGTCAAAGAGCTGGAGAAGTGCGTGGCGGAAAAAATGGGCTACCAAAGCGTCTATGCCGTAACCGGGCAGACCTATCCGCGCAAAGTGGACGCGCGGGTCGTCAATGTTTTGGCCAATATCGCCAGCAGCGCCTATAAATTCAGCAACGACCTGCGTCTGCTTCAGAACCTGAAAGAGATGGAGGAGCCCTTTGAATCCAAGCAGATTGGCTCTTCTGCCATGGCGTATAAGAGAAATCCCATGCGTTCCGAGCGAATGGGCTCCCTGGCGCGCTATGTCATCTCCCTGATGAACAGCCCGGAGATTACCGCTTCTACGCAGTGGTTTGAGCGCACGCTGGACGATTCGGCAAACAAGCGTCTGGTCATCCCGCAGGCTTTCCTCACGGTAGACGCGGTTTTAGCCCTTTATTTGAACATTACCTCCGGCATGGTGGTCTATCCGAAGGTCATCCACAAGCATATTATGGACGAACTGCCCTTTATGGCAACCGAAACCATCCTGATGGAGGCGGTAAAGCTGGGCGGGGATCGCCAGGAGCTGCATGAAAAAATCCGCACATACTCTATGGAGGCCGGGAAAAACGTCAAGGTAAACGGCGGGCAGAATAACCTCATCGAGCTCATCGAGGCGGATAAGAGCTTTGGGCTTTCCAGGGAGTATATCCATTCCATCCTCGATCCCAAAAACTTCATCGGCCGGGCGGATAAGCAGGTGGAAGATTTCTGCGACGAAGTCGTCGTCCCAGCGTTAAAGGGCTATGAAGATTTGAATGTGCAGGCGGAGATCAACGTCTGA
- the feoB gene encoding ferrous iron transport protein B → MGLTRSSMGSALLNDEFQIEKRGRVVALAGNPNVGKSTVFNALTGLKQHTGNWPGKTIENATGYYEFRGKSYTLVDIPGTYSLLANSKEEEIARDFICFGDPDVSIVVADATCLERNLNLVLQTLEITDRVVVCLNLMDQANRNGIHIDTKKLSSLLGVPVVETTARAGKGLKTLMETVEDVCANPAAFKGYQVRYHAQIERALEILQPSLEKLLGQKMNARWMALRLLEGEEVLLSSAEKKLGFSLSENPEIQSRLMQAKAVLGEENYRDRLVSDITSAADFIYHSCVRAENRGYHERDGRIDRILTSKRTGIPIMLLFLAGILWLTIEGANYPSQLLSNLLFGLEEKLLALFEAIHAPEWLTGVMVTGVYRTLAWVVSVMLPPMALFFPLFTLLEDFGYLPRIAFNLDHYFKKAHAHGKQALTTCMGFGCNACGVMGCRIIDSPRERLIAILTNCFVPCNGRFPTITSIIAMFFITGAMTGALESLYSTLILMGVILLGIFLTLLVSRLLSKTVLKGMPSSFVLELPPYRKPQFGKVLVRSLFDRTLFVLGRAVTVAIPAGLIIWCMANIDINGISILKYCTDFLDPFGRFFGMDGVIIMAFLLGLPANEIVIPIIVMCYLGTGSLSEFENLQQLRVLLVENGWTWLTAVCTLIFTLLHFPCGTTLATIKKETGSKKWTVLSFLLPTALGLALCLAITSIARLFHLV, encoded by the coding sequence ATGGGATTAACGCGCAGCTCTATGGGCAGCGCCCTTTTAAACGATGAATTTCAGATAGAAAAAAGAGGCCGGGTAGTGGCTCTGGCCGGCAACCCAAACGTCGGCAAAAGCACCGTGTTCAATGCGCTGACTGGCCTGAAGCAGCATACGGGAAACTGGCCGGGGAAGACAATAGAAAACGCGACTGGCTATTATGAATTTCGAGGAAAGAGCTATACGCTCGTCGATATCCCCGGTACATATTCACTGCTGGCAAACTCCAAAGAAGAGGAAATTGCCCGGGATTTCATCTGCTTTGGCGATCCGGATGTGAGCATCGTCGTCGCAGACGCCACTTGCCTGGAGCGGAACCTCAATCTCGTTCTGCAGACGCTGGAGATCACAGACCGCGTCGTAGTCTGCCTGAACCTGATGGATCAGGCAAACCGAAACGGCATACATATCGATACGAAGAAACTCTCTTCTCTTTTGGGCGTCCCGGTGGTGGAGACAACCGCCCGGGCAGGGAAGGGGCTGAAAACGCTGATGGAGACTGTGGAAGATGTCTGCGCAAACCCAGCGGCATTTAAGGGCTACCAGGTGCGCTACCATGCGCAAATTGAGCGCGCACTGGAGATTTTGCAGCCCAGCCTGGAAAAACTGCTGGGGCAGAAAATGAACGCCCGCTGGATGGCTCTGCGCCTTTTGGAGGGGGAAGAGGTTCTGCTATCCTCTGCGGAAAAAAAGCTCGGCTTTTCTCTTTCGGAGAACCCCGAAATTCAGTCCAGGCTGATGCAGGCAAAGGCAGTGCTGGGGGAGGAGAACTACCGCGACCGCCTGGTGTCGGATATTACGTCAGCTGCGGATTTTATCTATCACTCCTGCGTCCGGGCGGAAAACCGCGGGTACCACGAACGCGACGGCAGAATCGATAGAATCCTGACTTCCAAGCGCACGGGAATTCCCATCATGCTCCTGTTTTTAGCGGGAATTTTATGGCTGACCATCGAAGGAGCGAACTATCCTTCGCAGCTGCTCTCCAATTTGCTTTTTGGGCTGGAAGAAAAACTGCTGGCCTTGTTTGAGGCGATTCATGCGCCCGAGTGGCTCACAGGCGTGATGGTAACAGGTGTTTACCGCACTTTGGCATGGGTGGTTTCGGTGATGCTGCCGCCCATGGCGCTGTTTTTCCCGCTGTTTACCTTGCTGGAGGATTTTGGCTATCTGCCGCGCATCGCCTTTAACCTGGATCACTATTTTAAAAAGGCGCACGCACACGGCAAGCAGGCGCTCACTACCTGCATGGGGTTTGGATGCAATGCCTGCGGCGTCATGGGGTGCCGCATCATCGATTCGCCGAGAGAGCGTCTGATCGCGATTCTGACCAACTGCTTCGTGCCATGCAACGGCAGATTCCCGACGATCACCTCCATCATTGCGATGTTCTTCATCACCGGAGCGATGACCGGCGCGCTGGAATCACTCTATTCCACGCTCATTCTGATGGGCGTCATCCTGCTGGGTATTTTCCTGACGCTGCTCGTCTCGCGCCTGCTTTCCAAAACAGTTCTAAAGGGAATGCCTTCTTCCTTCGTTCTGGAACTGCCGCCCTACCGAAAGCCGCAGTTCGGAAAAGTGCTGGTCCGCTCCCTGTTCGATCGCACGCTGTTTGTGCTGGGGCGCGCCGTAACTGTCGCCATCCCTGCCGGGCTTATCATCTGGTGCATGGCAAATATCGATATCAACGGCATCAGCATTTTGAAATACTGCACAGATTTTCTCGATCCCTTTGGGCGGTTCTTTGGCATGGACGGCGTCATCATCATGGCATTTTTGCTGGGGCTGCCGGCAAACGAGATCGTCATCCCGATCATCGTCATGTGCTACCTTGGGACCGGAAGCCTTTCGGAGTTTGAAAACCTCCAGCAGCTGCGCGTTTTGCTCGTAGAAAACGGCTGGACTTGGCTGACCGCCGTCTGCACGCTCATCTTCACGCTGCTGCATTTCCCCTGCGGGACGACGCTGGCGACGATAAAAAAAGAAACCGGGAGCAAGAAATGGACTGTGCTTTCCTTCCTGCTCCCGACGGCTCTCGGGCTGGCTCTCTGCCTGGCGATTACGAGCATCGCGCGGCTCTTTCATCTGGTATAA